The Antedon mediterranea chromosome 7, ecAntMedi1.1, whole genome shotgun sequence genome has a segment encoding these proteins:
- the LOC140055255 gene encoding uncharacterized protein, protein MELEVDSIIKLGGSAVTFKEQFETPNLDAIKQAAVMVSKIKKKIIIVHGAGSFGHFQANKYCVAQGWSGHTNCDIVRNGFALTRMSVLKLNHIIVEELVKHGLPAVSYSCIGSWETANRKIVKSDVDSISSLLKAGFIPVVNGDCVLDQTLGCTILSGDLIIKELAENLKPNRVIFLTNVAGIFNKSPEEDGAVLLPKVILSKNGELQTNIKTSKLTHDVTGGVAKKLETAQAIVLSSMGRTPVIICKLDSKDAEQVCCYGNDEFTGTLICLSQAS, encoded by the exons ATGGAGCTGGAAGTTGATAGCATTATCAAGTTGGGTGGCAGTGCTGTTACTTTTAAGGAGCAATTTGAAACACCAAATTTAGATGCAATCAAGCAAGCTGCTGTCATGGtttctaaaattaaaaagaaaattatcatTGTACATGGTGCTGG GTCCTTTGGTCATTTTCAGGCTAATAAATACTGTGTAGCTCAAGGGTGGAGTGGGCACACTAACTGTGACATTGTACGCAATGGCTTTGCACTAACAAGGATGTCAGTTCTTAAG ctCAACCATATAATTGTTGAAGAGCTGGTTAAGCATGGTTTACCAGCAGTCAGTTATTCT TGTATTGGAAGTTGGGAGACAGCTAACAGGAAGATAGTTAAATCAGACGTAGACTCTATAAGCAGCCTTTTGAAAGCAGGGTTTATCCCAGTTGTCAATGGTGATTGTGTACTGGATCAAACATTGGGATGTACCATCCTAAGTGGAGATTTAATAATAAag GAATTAGCTGAAAATCTAAAACCAAATCGAGTTATTTTCCTGACAAATGTTGCTGGCATTTTTAACAAATCTCCAGAAGAAGATGGTGCTGTTCTGTTGCCGAAGGTGATTTTATCTAAAAATGGAGAGCTCCAAACAAACATCAAGACATCAAAGTTAACTCATGATGTTACTGGTGGAGTTGCTAAGAAACTGGAAACAGCACAAGCTATTGTTTTAAGTAGTATGGGCCGGACACCTGTGATTATATGTAAACTAGATTCTAAAGATGCTGAACAGGTGTGTTGTTATGGTAATGATGAATTTACAGGAACATTAATCTGTCTTTCACAAGCATCATGA